Proteins encoded by one window of Enterococcus saccharolyticus subsp. saccharolyticus:
- a CDS encoding ECF transporter S component, producing MKNNKVQKMVSIALFASMGLVLQYVAFPVIPMFSFLKIDFSDIPVMLSMFLFGPLAGVTTAFIRSSLHLLTTGLSAPNLVGDVASFLATTAFTLPMYYFFKKGNGLLNKIYGTLSGILSMSLFMSVANYFVITPLYLMFFGVTADTFLGMPLANYVVMGILPFNLIKGGVVTVVFLVLHAKLLPWLSRKQAFSQHQTFSK from the coding sequence ATGAAAAACAACAAAGTACAAAAAATGGTTTCAATTGCACTGTTTGCTTCGATGGGATTAGTTTTACAATATGTCGCATTTCCGGTCATTCCGATGTTTAGTTTTCTAAAGATTGATTTTAGTGATATTCCGGTTATGTTAAGCATGTTTTTATTTGGTCCATTGGCTGGTGTCACCACAGCGTTTATTCGTTCATCGTTGCACCTATTAACAACTGGTTTATCCGCACCAAATTTGGTGGGAGATGTTGCAAGTTTCCTTGCTACCACAGCCTTTACCTTACCAATGTATTATTTCTTTAAAAAAGGCAATGGTTTACTTAACAAAATTTATGGCACTTTATCTGGCATATTATCAATGAGTTTGTTCATGAGTGTTGCGAACTATTTTGTGATTACACCACTGTACTTAATGTTCTTTGGCGTAACTGCGGATACATTTTTAGGAATGCCACTTGCTAATTATGTTGTGATGGGAATTTTACCATTCAACTTAATTAAAGGAGGCGTTGTCACCGTTGTCTTCTTGGTATTACATGCGAAATTATTACCATGGTTGTCAAGAAAACAAGCTTTTTCACAACACCAAACATTTTCAAAATAA
- a CDS encoding segregation/condensation protein A, translating into MQEIKIKLDVFEGPLDLLLHLIKSLELDIYDIPIADVTEQYMNYIHAMKTLELEVAGEYLVMAATLMAIKSQMLLPKAELEEEYDDVYEEDPRDALVAQLLEYRKYKYAADCLSEKAEERSQYFTKDPMDVDDYKETEQELDKNQLNTIDLFLAFHSMLEKKKKRQNFETTIRADESSIEDKMAFIEAQLVASSSRNGRTLDSFFVAFTKPEIVITFMALLELMKNGKIKVEQTGNYETILLYPVGEKHE; encoded by the coding sequence ATGCAAGAAATTAAAATAAAATTGGATGTTTTTGAAGGTCCACTCGATTTGTTGTTGCATTTAATCAAATCGTTGGAGCTTGATATTTATGATATTCCAATTGCGGATGTCACCGAACAATATATGAATTATATTCATGCGATGAAAACACTTGAATTGGAAGTTGCCGGAGAATATTTGGTTATGGCGGCAACTTTAATGGCGATTAAAAGTCAAATGCTCTTGCCAAAAGCAGAATTGGAAGAAGAATATGACGATGTATATGAAGAAGATCCACGCGATGCGTTAGTAGCACAATTATTGGAGTATCGTAAATATAAATACGCCGCCGATTGTTTGTCAGAAAAAGCCGAAGAACGTAGTCAATATTTTACGAAAGATCCCATGGATGTGGATGACTATAAAGAAACCGAGCAAGAGTTGGATAAAAACCAATTGAATACGATTGATTTATTTTTGGCTTTTCATAGCATGTTAGAAAAAAAGAAAAAGCGTCAAAATTTTGAAACCACCATTCGTGCAGATGAAAGCAGTATTGAAGATAAAATGGCGTTTATCGAAGCACAATTAGTAGCAAGTTCTAGTCGAAATGGCCGAACATTAGATTCTTTTTTTGTTGCTTTTACCAAACCAGAAATTGTTATTACATTTATGGCATTGTTGGAATTGATGAAAAATGGAAAAATCAAGGTCGAGCAGACGGGGAATTATGAAACAATTTTGTTATACCCAGTAGGAGAGAAACATGAGTAA
- the scpB gene encoding SMC-Scp complex subunit ScpB: MSKLSQLEAILFIVGDEGIGLEELSYLLEEPTPKIYQYIQTLNQKYQDDNDAALNILEVGNHFVLTTKKEFAPLLKKYAQSPMSNRLSQAALETLAIIAYKQPITRVEIDEIRGVQSAGSVQKLVARQLIEEKGRVEGPGRAILYGTTEYFMDYFGLKTLEELPDIQTMEDDLAEEMPNDLFFDRYQELEGDK, encoded by the coding sequence ATGAGTAAATTAAGTCAACTAGAAGCGATATTGTTTATCGTAGGTGATGAAGGCATTGGCTTGGAAGAATTGAGTTATTTATTAGAGGAACCTACCCCTAAAATTTATCAATACATTCAAACCTTAAACCAAAAATACCAAGACGATAACGATGCAGCCTTAAATATTTTAGAAGTCGGCAATCATTTTGTCTTAACCACCAAAAAGGAGTTTGCGCCTTTATTAAAAAAATATGCGCAATCGCCTATGTCAAACCGTTTGTCACAAGCTGCGCTCGAAACGTTAGCTATCATTGCGTACAAACAACCGATTACCCGTGTAGAAATCGATGAAATTCGTGGCGTGCAATCTGCGGGTTCTGTACAAAAATTAGTTGCACGTCAATTAATCGAAGAAAAAGGTCGCGTGGAAGGGCCTGGTCGAGCGATTTTATATGGAACTACCGAATATTTTATGGATTACTTTGGGTTGAAAACCTTGGAAGAATTACCAGATATTCAAACCATGGAAGACGATTTGGCAGAAGAGATGCCGAACGATTTATTTTTTGATCGTTACCAAGAATTAGAAGGAGACAAATAA
- a CDS encoding DUF4430 domain-containing protein: MKKSLISLVLLVSLVGFAGCTTANETSTTTTKSTTIQSQSKENEISLTISLVKEEEVVEEKAVTVEEGSNLMDAMKANFEMQEENGMITSIEGIEQNTKDNYFWTYTINDEMIMTGANETELHEGDKVVFTYSKF, translated from the coding sequence ATGAAAAAAAGTCTTATTAGTCTTGTTTTATTGGTTAGTTTAGTAGGATTTGCAGGGTGTACAACAGCAAACGAAACGTCTACTACTACTACTAAATCAACAACGATTCAAAGTCAAAGTAAAGAAAATGAAATTTCGTTGACAATTTCGTTGGTAAAAGAAGAGGAAGTTGTTGAAGAAAAAGCAGTGACTGTTGAAGAAGGTTCGAATTTAATGGATGCAATGAAAGCAAACTTCGAAATGCAAGAAGAAAATGGCATGATTACTTCTATTGAGGGAATTGAACAAAATACCAAAGATAATTATTTTTGGACATACACTATCAATGATGAAATGATTATGACTGGTGCAAATGAAACAGAACTGCATGAAGGCGATAAAGTTGTCTTTACGTATAGCAAATTTTAA
- a CDS encoding RecQ family ATP-dependent DNA helicase, protein MELEAALQHYFHYDSFRTGQKEVVSTLLDNQDALAVLPTGTGKSLCYQLTGYLREGLTIIVSPLISLMEDQVLSFLRLGEKRVIALNGTLQAQEKEFILQHLDKYKFLFLSPEMLLQDHVLTSLQRQKIGLFVVDEAHCVSQWGVDFRPEYRNLGEAQKRLRQPLTLALTASATEKVRTEIKEVLLRSTAKEWVYSMDRPNIALLVREPEDKLTELREILAKQAGPGIIYCATRKQVELLYEELQGDFAVGYYHGGLESNQRRMLQQQFLDNQLQFLIATNAFGMGINKSDIRLVVHYELPDSLENYMQEIGRAGRDGVQSYGVLLYQTGDERIHHFLQRTAQEARETFEVRLQYQAMASLTDIQEKWLQQTKREGTEQFLAHLKRNEEEKWLKLQCMLAYIHYDGCKRAYLLHYFEESMPQTPEICCDFHGCQLPEKRAETSKSSKEVINWQDILLKMFKEKK, encoded by the coding sequence ATGGAGTTAGAAGCTGCTTTACAACATTATTTTCATTATGATTCTTTTCGAACGGGACAAAAAGAAGTGGTTTCTACCTTACTTGATAATCAAGATGCCTTAGCAGTATTGCCGACAGGAACGGGAAAAAGTTTGTGTTATCAATTGACTGGTTATTTACGCGAAGGCTTAACAATTATTGTTTCACCATTGATTTCGTTAATGGAAGATCAAGTTTTGTCCTTTCTACGTTTAGGTGAAAAGCGTGTCATTGCTTTGAATGGCACCTTACAAGCACAAGAAAAAGAATTTATTTTACAGCATTTAGATAAATACAAGTTTCTTTTTTTAAGTCCCGAAATGTTGTTACAAGATCACGTGCTAACCAGCTTACAACGACAGAAAATTGGTTTGTTTGTGGTCGATGAAGCCCATTGTGTTTCACAATGGGGCGTCGATTTTCGACCCGAATATCGTAACCTTGGAGAAGCTCAAAAACGTTTAAGGCAACCGTTGACATTAGCGTTGACAGCGAGTGCCACGGAAAAAGTACGCACCGAAATTAAAGAGGTACTCTTACGTTCTACAGCAAAAGAATGGGTCTATTCTATGGATCGTCCCAACATTGCATTGTTGGTTCGAGAACCTGAAGATAAGCTGACTGAATTGCGAGAAATTCTTGCAAAACAAGCAGGACCCGGCATTATTTATTGTGCCACAAGAAAACAAGTCGAACTACTGTATGAAGAATTGCAAGGGGACTTTGCTGTAGGTTATTATCATGGCGGCTTAGAAAGTAATCAACGACGGATGTTACAACAGCAATTTTTGGACAATCAATTACAATTCTTAATTGCGACAAATGCTTTTGGCATGGGGATTAACAAAAGTGATATTCGTTTGGTCGTGCATTATGAATTACCCGATAGTTTAGAAAATTATATGCAAGAAATTGGTCGTGCAGGACGGGACGGGGTCCAAAGTTATGGCGTTTTGTTATACCAAACTGGTGATGAGCGCATTCATCATTTTTTACAACGAACGGCACAAGAAGCTAGAGAAACCTTTGAAGTTCGTTTGCAATATCAAGCGATGGCTTCTTTAACAGATATTCAGGAAAAATGGTTGCAACAAACCAAACGTGAAGGAACGGAACAGTTTTTAGCACATTTAAAACGAAATGAAGAAGAAAAATGGTTGAAATTACAATGTATGTTAGCGTATATTCACTATGACGGATGCAAACGCGCGTACTTGTTACACTACTTTGAGGAATCTATGCCTCAGACTCCAGAAATTTGTTGTGATTTTCATGGCTGTCAACTACCTGAAAAACGTGCAGAGACCTCTAAATCTTCTAAAGAAGTCATAAATTGGCAAGATATTTTACTAAAAATGTTTAAAGAAAAAAAATGA
- the xerD gene encoding site-specific tyrosine recombinase XerD, producing MEEQVIDYLHFLTIERGLAQNTRKSYQRDLEQYVAFLNRQKIDNWQKIDRFIVVQFLQELQAAEKSPATITRMVTSLRRFHQFLRQERFTDHDPMQHIDSPKKAQKLPDTLSLNEIERLIETPDTKEVLGIRDRAILEVMYATGLRVSELIGLKLNDLHLSMGLLHTVGKGDKERIVPLGDLAIQWIECYLEEARPLLTAKHPEETHLFVNSHGTGLSRQGIWKNLKALVRKAGITKNVTPHTLRHSFATHLLENGADLRTVQELLGHADISTTQIYTHITKKRMTDVYKQHFPRA from the coding sequence ATGGAAGAACAAGTCATTGATTATTTACACTTTTTGACGATTGAACGAGGACTTGCGCAAAATACGAGAAAAAGTTATCAACGTGATTTGGAACAATATGTGGCTTTTTTGAACAGACAAAAAATTGACAATTGGCAAAAAATTGATCGCTTTATTGTTGTCCAATTTTTGCAAGAATTACAAGCAGCCGAAAAATCACCTGCTACGATTACTCGAATGGTCACAAGTTTGCGTCGCTTTCATCAATTTTTACGTCAAGAACGCTTTACTGACCATGATCCGATGCAACATATTGATTCTCCTAAAAAAGCCCAAAAACTACCTGATACGTTAAGCTTAAATGAGATTGAGCGTTTGATTGAAACCCCAGATACTAAGGAAGTGTTAGGTATTCGTGATCGTGCGATTTTAGAAGTCATGTATGCGACAGGACTACGTGTCAGCGAACTGATTGGTTTAAAATTAAATGATTTGCATTTAAGCATGGGCTTACTGCATACTGTCGGCAAAGGGGACAAAGAGCGGATTGTTCCACTCGGTGATTTGGCAATTCAATGGATTGAATGTTATTTAGAAGAAGCGCGTCCATTGTTAACTGCGAAACATCCAGAAGAAACTCATCTTTTTGTCAACAGTCATGGAACCGGACTTTCTCGACAAGGTATTTGGAAAAATTTGAAAGCTTTGGTTCGTAAAGCTGGGATTACCAAAAATGTCACACCGCATACGTTACGTCATAGTTTTGCGACCCATTTATTAGAAAACGGTGCTGACTTGCGCACAGTACAAGAATTATTAGGTCATGCTGATATTTCTACTACGCAGATTTATACGCATATTACGAAAAAACGTATGACGGATGTCTATAAACAACATTTCCCTCGCGCATAA
- a CDS encoding ferredoxin, whose product MSQLCKIIPERCIACGLCAVYAPNIFDYDEEGIVLFAQEPEAHQQFIQDEQAAVLKAYQKCPVRAIVLEK is encoded by the coding sequence ATGTCTCAATTATGTAAAATCATTCCCGAACGCTGTATTGCTTGCGGGTTATGTGCGGTTTACGCACCAAATATATTCGATTATGACGAAGAAGGAATTGTTCTATTTGCCCAAGAACCAGAGGCGCATCAACAATTCATTCAAGACGAACAAGCGGCGGTATTAAAAGCCTATCAAAAGTGCCCAGTACGTGCTATCGTCTTAGAAAAATAA
- the cmk gene encoding (d)CMP kinase translates to MKKINIAIDGPASSGKSTVAKILAKEYGYIYTDTGAMYRSVTYLAIQHQVDFEDEQQLVALIKRYPITFKQTETGQLIFVDGQDVTDAIRQPEVTNNVSIVSAHEKVRHELVRQQQKIAENGGVVMDGRDIGTVVLPKAEVKIFLVASVIERAERRFKENQSKGIATDFDTLKKEIEQRDYLDSNREVSPLKQAEDAVRIDTTGLSIEEVVAAIKAVVER, encoded by the coding sequence ATGAAGAAAATCAATATTGCCATTGATGGTCCTGCATCATCAGGTAAGAGTACAGTAGCAAAAATTTTAGCGAAAGAGTATGGTTATATTTATACGGATACGGGTGCGATGTATCGTAGTGTGACGTATTTAGCAATCCAACATCAAGTCGATTTTGAAGATGAGCAACAATTAGTCGCATTAATTAAACGCTATCCAATTACATTTAAACAAACAGAAACGGGACAATTAATTTTCGTAGATGGTCAAGATGTTACAGATGCAATTCGTCAACCGGAAGTGACCAACAATGTTTCGATTGTTTCAGCACATGAAAAGGTTCGTCATGAATTAGTTCGCCAACAACAAAAAATCGCAGAAAATGGCGGTGTTGTCATGGATGGACGTGATATTGGCACAGTTGTTTTACCAAAAGCCGAAGTGAAAATTTTCCTTGTTGCTAGTGTAATTGAGCGTGCCGAGCGACGTTTTAAAGAAAACCAATCAAAAGGAATTGCGACGGATTTTGACACGTTGAAAAAAGAAATTGAACAACGAGATTATTTAGATTCAAATCGTGAAGTATCACCATTGAAACAAGCCGAAGACGCTGTTCGAATTGATACAACAGGTTTGAGTATTGAAGAAGTCGTAGCTGCTATCAAAGCAGTGGTTGAAAGATAG
- a CDS encoding pseudouridine synthase, giving the protein MERLQKVIAHAGIASRRKAETYILDGRVKVNGQVVKELGTQVSAKDRVEVDNVPIYQEEPVYYLFYKPRGVISAVSDDKNRKVVVDYLSDVRERIYPVGRLDYDTSGLLLLTNDGNFSQKLTHPKHEVDKVYVAKVKGIAEKRNLLPLTRGMRIEGKRVAPARFEILSTDIKAQTSIVQLTIHEGRNHQVKNMLKAVGLPVQKLKREKYGELTLAGLRPGEYRELNKKEVSQLLDKAKK; this is encoded by the coding sequence ATGGAAAGATTACAAAAAGTGATTGCTCATGCGGGCATTGCATCACGTAGAAAAGCAGAAACGTATATTTTAGATGGTCGTGTGAAAGTTAACGGTCAAGTAGTGAAAGAATTAGGGACTCAAGTGAGTGCAAAAGATCGTGTAGAAGTGGATAATGTCCCAATCTATCAAGAAGAACCCGTGTATTATTTATTCTATAAACCACGTGGCGTGATTTCTGCTGTATCTGATGATAAAAACCGCAAAGTCGTGGTTGATTATTTATCGGATGTACGAGAGCGGATTTATCCAGTTGGTCGTTTGGATTATGATACGTCAGGTTTATTATTATTAACCAACGATGGAAACTTCTCACAAAAATTAACCCATCCAAAACATGAAGTCGATAAAGTATATGTAGCGAAAGTCAAAGGGATTGCTGAGAAAAGAAATCTTTTACCGTTAACTCGTGGAATGCGCATTGAAGGAAAAAGAGTCGCACCTGCGCGCTTTGAAATTTTATCAACAGATATCAAAGCACAAACAAGTATTGTGCAATTAACGATTCATGAAGGACGTAACCACCAAGTCAAAAACATGTTAAAAGCAGTGGGGTTACCTGTCCAAAAACTAAAACGTGAAAAATATGGCGAACTAACGCTAGCTGGGTTACGTCCAGGAGAATATCGTGAGTTGAATAAAAAAGAAGTTAGTCAATTATTAGACAAAGCAAAAAAATAA
- the rpsA gene encoding 30S ribosomal protein S1: MTELENNQVENANESMEDALNSVQEVKVGDIVKGEVLVIEDKQAVVGIEGAGVEGVVPTKELSTLPVEDINEVIKVGDILDLVVITTIGKDKENGSYLLSKRRLDAKKVWEDIEKDFEEGKIIEAPVTNVVKGGLVVDVGVRGFVPASMVEDHFVDDFESYKGQTLTFKIIEIEPSENRLILSHKAVVEAEKASKKADLLESIKEGDKLEGTVARLTDFGAFVDLGGIDGLVHVSEISHAHVAKPSDALSVGDKVEVAVLSVDPTKERVSLSIKDTLPGPWANIEEKAAKDTVLDGTVKRLTSFGAFVEVFPGVEGLVHISQISHKHIATPHEVLSEGEQVQVKVLDVSPEEHRIALSIKALEEKPEAEVVVEEEEESYELPEESTGFTMGDLLGDALKDQEQE; encoded by the coding sequence ATGACAGAATTAGAAAACAACCAAGTAGAGAATGCTAACGAATCAATGGAAGATGCTTTAAACAGCGTCCAAGAAGTAAAGGTTGGCGACATCGTAAAAGGTGAAGTATTGGTTATTGAAGATAAGCAAGCAGTCGTAGGTATTGAAGGCGCTGGCGTAGAAGGTGTCGTACCTACAAAAGAACTATCAACATTACCTGTGGAAGACATCAATGAAGTAATTAAAGTTGGTGATATCCTTGACTTAGTAGTAATTACTACTATTGGTAAAGATAAAGAAAATGGGAGTTATTTACTTTCTAAACGTCGCTTAGATGCGAAAAAAGTTTGGGAAGATATTGAAAAAGATTTCGAAGAAGGAAAAATTATCGAAGCACCAGTTACTAACGTTGTTAAAGGCGGTTTAGTTGTAGATGTAGGTGTACGTGGTTTTGTGCCAGCATCAATGGTAGAAGATCATTTTGTGGATGATTTTGAAAGCTATAAAGGACAAACATTAACATTCAAAATTATTGAAATTGAACCTTCAGAAAATCGTTTAATTCTTTCACATAAAGCGGTTGTTGAAGCTGAAAAAGCATCGAAAAAAGCTGATTTACTTGAATCAATCAAAGAAGGCGACAAATTAGAAGGAACAGTTGCTCGCTTGACAGACTTTGGTGCATTCGTAGACTTAGGTGGAATTGATGGCTTAGTCCATGTATCTGAAATTTCACATGCACACGTTGCTAAACCAAGTGATGCATTAAGCGTTGGGGATAAAGTTGAAGTTGCCGTATTATCGGTTGATCCAACGAAAGAACGTGTCTCATTATCTATCAAAGATACTTTACCTGGACCATGGGCAAACATCGAAGAAAAAGCAGCGAAAGATACAGTATTAGATGGTACTGTTAAACGTTTAACAAGCTTTGGCGCATTCGTAGAAGTATTCCCTGGAGTTGAAGGTTTAGTTCATATTTCTCAAATTTCACACAAACACATTGCAACCCCTCACGAAGTATTAAGTGAAGGCGAACAAGTGCAAGTAAAAGTATTGGATGTAAGTCCAGAAGAACATCGTATTGCGTTAAGCATTAAAGCGTTAGAAGAAAAACCAGAAGCTGAAGTAGTAGTTGAAGAAGAAGAAGAAAGCTATGAGCTTCCTGAAGAATCAACTGGATTCACAATGGGCGATCTTTTAGGCGATGCTTTGAAGGATCAAGAACAAGAATAA
- a CDS encoding SAG1386/EF1546 family surface-associated protein, translated as MSKKNKKQNAQEPWEQPIYEADSEEQNSRTNQHNQKKGNSAFLTIVLILLFLIIAVPTVAGFLVMNRNNEPKTAATAESSSVVETTETSAKETKAKESSTKEEKESTTKESSTVESTESSSSSSEESQAPASSEVVTEPTPSSEEVVVEPEVQIEADDNYVAEQPVETPQTEQPVQQEQQTQQQTGGQYSQVQPGEGPKQVADRNGISVDELFQLNGMDPNNFMIHPGDQLRVK; from the coding sequence TTGAGTAAAAAAAATAAGAAACAAAATGCACAAGAACCTTGGGAACAACCTATCTACGAGGCTGATTCAGAAGAACAAAATTCTCGTACAAATCAACATAATCAGAAAAAAGGAAATAGCGCCTTTTTAACTATCGTATTGATTTTATTGTTCCTTATTATTGCTGTTCCAACTGTTGCGGGATTTTTGGTTATGAACCGTAACAACGAACCAAAAACAGCTGCTACTGCAGAATCTTCAAGTGTTGTCGAAACAACTGAAACATCTGCAAAAGAAACAAAAGCGAAAGAATCATCAACAAAAGAAGAAAAAGAATCTACAACAAAAGAGTCTTCTACTGTTGAAAGTACAGAATCAAGTAGCTCTAGTTCAGAAGAATCACAAGCACCTGCATCAAGTGAAGTAGTTACTGAACCAACACCTTCTTCTGAAGAAGTCGTTGTCGAACCTGAAGTTCAAATTGAAGCAGATGACAACTATGTAGCAGAACAACCAGTGGAAACACCACAAACAGAACAACCTGTACAACAAGAACAACAAACTCAACAACAAACAGGTGGACAATATAGCCAAGTTCAACCAGGTGAAGGTCCAAAACAAGTTGCTGATCGTAATGGAATCAGTGTTGATGAATTATTCCAATTAAACGGAATGGATCCAAACAACTTCATGATTCACCCAGGAGATCAATTAAGAGTGAAATAA
- a CDS encoding helix-turn-helix domain-containing protein, which yields MDTFILSLFSKEDKLKPSTFYQVLSGKRTSSVLTYAFFHNLLHVSGIFPQLTEADFNKVIQQLKKDQLLVESEGFLSLNQEFTCEAKHYLTDVDFFKYGRKEAEIWRSIQFLVQVASYLDRHQPYVPLESSPFYTERVRQFVHQYRKEMKETIYQELVTIFSQLPAEKANLLAQTFTGFEQNGVVFFQLLPADIQQFPWSVVAMSSATHAFFKEISQQPTFLLYQFIKPLLAQNINISMLKTRKLFKQGYNFEEVMQIRHLKQGTIQDHVIEWALVAEDFPFEQFITNQTSLATLPDDSWNFRYKELVEQYDVSFLEIRLYQIWRKKTAWS from the coding sequence ATGGATACATTTATTTTATCGTTGTTTTCAAAAGAAGACAAGTTGAAGCCTAGTACCTTTTATCAAGTGTTAAGTGGGAAGCGGACATCTTCCGTTTTGACCTATGCTTTTTTCCATAATTTACTGCATGTCTCTGGCATATTCCCTCAATTAACGGAAGCTGATTTTAATAAAGTCATTCAACAACTCAAAAAAGACCAGCTCTTGGTCGAAAGTGAGGGCTTCTTGTCTTTAAATCAAGAGTTTACGTGTGAAGCCAAACACTATTTAACAGATGTGGATTTCTTTAAGTATGGACGTAAAGAAGCTGAAATTTGGCGTTCTATTCAATTTTTGGTGCAAGTGGCTTCTTATTTGGATCGTCATCAACCGTATGTTCCTTTAGAAAGTTCACCATTTTATACGGAACGTGTCCGCCAATTTGTTCATCAGTATCGTAAGGAAATGAAAGAGACTATCTATCAGGAATTAGTGACTATTTTTTCTCAATTGCCTGCCGAAAAAGCTAATTTACTTGCCCAAACGTTTACTGGTTTTGAACAAAATGGGGTGGTGTTTTTCCAGCTATTACCAGCAGATATACAGCAGTTTCCATGGTCTGTGGTCGCGATGAGTAGCGCCACGCATGCGTTTTTTAAGGAAATTTCGCAACAACCTACTTTTTTATTGTATCAATTTATCAAACCGTTACTTGCGCAAAATATCAATATTAGTATGTTGAAAACGAGAAAATTATTTAAACAAGGCTATAATTTTGAAGAAGTCATGCAAATTCGTCACTTAAAACAAGGAACCATTCAAGATCATGTCATTGAGTGGGCCTTGGTAGCAGAAGATTTTCCTTTTGAACAATTTATTACAAATCAAACATCGTTAGCAACATTGCCCGATGATTCATGGAACTTTCGTTATAAAGAACTCGTCGAACAATATGATGTATCTTTTTTAGAAATTCGTTTATATCAAATTTGGAGGAAGAAAACCGCATGGAGTTAG
- a CDS encoding Fur family transcriptional regulator, whose translation MNTVEALKKTKKQLHESGFKLTPQREATLLVLLENEKDHLSAEEIYFFVKRKNSDIGLATVYRTLEILTELKIVDKISFDDGVARYDLRKEGAKHFHHHLLCLECGSIEEIEEDLLGSVEEIVEQRFHFLVKDHRLTFHGICQECQKKEQTEA comes from the coding sequence ATGAATACAGTTGAAGCTTTGAAGAAAACGAAAAAACAACTCCATGAATCTGGATTTAAATTAACGCCACAAAGAGAAGCCACTTTGTTAGTGCTGTTAGAAAATGAGAAAGACCATTTATCTGCAGAAGAAATTTATTTTTTTGTGAAACGAAAAAATTCAGATATTGGTTTAGCAACGGTTTATCGGACGTTAGAAATTCTAACGGAATTGAAAATTGTCGATAAAATCAGTTTCGATGATGGTGTAGCGCGTTATGATTTACGCAAAGAAGGCGCCAAACATTTTCATCATCATTTATTGTGTTTAGAATGTGGAAGTATTGAAGAAATTGAAGAAGACTTATTAGGTAGTGTAGAAGAAATTGTCGAGCAGCGTTTTCACTTTTTAGTGAAGGATCATCGTTTAACATTTCATGGTATCTGCCAAGAATGTCAAAAGAAAGAGCAAACCGAGGCGTAG
- a CDS encoding CvfB family protein: MNELLASVFSGLIIDENDTYYFVQKNGLTFKLAKSEGEHSLGEAVEGFGYQNQKQELCLTTEIPKSRKGHYAFGEVTDSRRDLGVFVNIGLPDKDIAVSLDELPTMRELWPKKGDRIMVSLRVDHKDRIWGTLADEKIFQALSKRGGETLKNKDVSGTVYRLKLAGTYLLTDDFYIGFIHPSERFQEPRLGERVNGRVIGIRPDGALNVSLKPRAHEAISDDAAMIIAFLERAPENQMHYTDKSSPEEITQMFGISKGQFKRALGNLMKQRRIEQKDGITKLIKESN; this comes from the coding sequence ATGAACGAGTTATTAGCATCCGTGTTTAGCGGATTGATTATTGATGAAAATGATACGTATTATTTTGTCCAAAAAAATGGACTGACATTTAAATTAGCAAAATCAGAAGGAGAACATAGCTTAGGAGAAGCAGTTGAAGGGTTTGGTTATCAAAATCAAAAACAAGAATTATGTTTGACAACTGAAATTCCTAAAAGTCGTAAAGGGCACTACGCATTTGGTGAAGTAACAGACAGTCGTCGTGATTTGGGTGTATTTGTTAATATTGGCTTGCCGGATAAAGATATTGCTGTTTCTTTAGATGAATTACCAACGATGCGTGAATTATGGCCTAAAAAAGGTGATCGAATTATGGTTTCATTACGTGTAGACCATAAAGATCGTATTTGGGGAACGTTAGCTGATGAGAAAATTTTCCAAGCGTTAAGCAAACGTGGCGGAGAAACCTTAAAAAATAAAGATGTTTCAGGAACAGTATATCGTTTGAAATTAGCTGGTACGTATCTTTTAACAGATGATTTTTATATTGGTTTCATTCATCCATCTGAACGTTTCCAAGAACCACGTTTAGGTGAACGCGTGAATGGTCGTGTAATTGGTATTCGTCCAGATGGTGCTTTGAATGTATCATTGAAACCACGCGCACATGAAGCAATTAGCGATGATGCGGCAATGATTATTGCCTTTTTAGAGCGTGCACCTGAGAATCAAATGCATTATACGGATAAATCCTCACCTGAAGAAATTACGCAAATGTTTGGGATTAGTAAAGGGCAATTTAAACGTGCGTTAGGAAACTTGATGAAACAACGTCGTATCGAACAAAAAGATGGTATCACGAAATTAATCAAGGAATCTAATTGA